One window from the genome of Nicotiana sylvestris chromosome 9, ASM39365v2, whole genome shotgun sequence encodes:
- the LOC138877832 gene encoding uncharacterized protein: MEIGTERIRPNNVCVRAFDGVKRDIIGEIDLILTIGPVDFEVTFQVLDMDTSYNFLLSSPWIHAAGAVPSTLHQMVKLEHEDQEIVVHGEYEQSIYWDPSVPCLEAKEGSKHIVYQAFEIVVADKCEEGTPCPQPFLSNASIMVVSEMSRHGYKPGKGLGASLQGITEPITLTTSENFFGVGFQATEADAKWAKECKSDGYNNANLNNMTYLWTSCPDPNTLSDCEIMNQEPEYDEDETFREINQELEKFENDPKPNSNETEPINLGSSEEVQETMISIHIDERTRDALIQLLFEFKVVFDWSYDEMLGLSVDLVVHKFPTYPDHPPVQQKQRTFKTNISDKMKEEVTKQLKAGVIQVVRYTTWLDNMVLVPKKDGKTQVCVDYRDLNKASPKDTFPLPNIHIFVDNCAKHEIQSFVDCYARYNQVLTDEDNAKRWLSPPRWVLIVTGSCLLV; encoded by the exons atggaaattgggactgagAGAATCAGGCCTAACAATGTTTGTGTACGTgcttttgatggcgtcaagagAGACATAATAGGGGAGATTGATTTGATCTTAACTATCGGTCCTGTGGATTTTGAAGTGACATTTCAGGTCTTGGACATGGACacttcctacaattttctcctatcaagtccttggatccatgcggcaggggCCGTACCTTCTACTCTACACCAAATGGTTAAGCTTGAACATGAAGATCAGGAAATTGTGGTCCATGGAGAATATGAGCAATCAATTTACtgggacccatcagtcccatgcCTGGAGGCTAAAGAAGGTAGCAAGCACATAGTCtaccaagcttttgagattgtggtCGCAGACAAATGTGAGGAAGGAACCCCATGTCCTCAACCCTTTTTGTCCAATGCATCAATAATGGTTGTCAGTGAGATGAGCAGGCATGGCTACAAGCCCGGGAAAGGGCTCGgggcatctttgcaaggcattacgGAGCCCATCACCTTGACTACCAGTGAGAATTTCTTTGGTGTCGGTTTCCAAGCTACAGAAGCCGACGCGAAATGGGCTAAAGAATGCAAGAGCGATGG ttataataatgcgaacttaaataacatgacatacttgtggacttcatgcccagatcctaacaCGCTGTCtgattgtgaaataatgaatcaagaaccagaatacgatgaagatgagacttttagggaaataaaccaaGAATTGGAAAAATTTGAGAATGATCCTAAGCCAAATTCAAATGAAACTGAGCCaattaatttgggtagttcagaggaggtccaggaaaccatgataagcattcacattgatgaaagaactagggatgcatTAATCCAACTCTTGTTCGAATTCAAAGTTGTGTTTGATTGGTCCTATGATGAAATGCTAGGACTGAGTGTTGATTTAGTGGTGCACAAATTTCCAACTTACCCCGATCATCCCCCTGTCCAACAAAAACAGAGGACGTTCAAAACTAACATAAGTGACAAGAtgaaagaagaggtcaccaaacagttaaaAGCGGGTGTGATCcaagtggtccgatacaccacgtGGTTGGATAATATGGTcctagtgccaaagaaagatgggaaaacccaagtgtgtgttgactatcgagatctgaacaaagcaagtccgaaagACACCTTCCCTTTACCAAACATTCACATATttgttgacaactgtgccaaacatgagatacagtcttttgtggattgttatgctagGTATAATCAGGTCTTGACGGATGAGGACAATGCAAAAAGATGGCTTTCACCACCCCGTTGGGTActtattgttacagggtcatgccttttggtttga
- the LOC138877833 gene encoding uncharacterized protein, with translation MAPFEALYGRRCRSPIGWFEVAEAELIRLDLMHQAMDKVKIIKERFKAVQSHQKSYSDVRRRDLEFNEDDCVFLKVSPMKCIMRFGKKGKLSSRYVGPYKIIQKIGQVAYKLELPPELSLVHPVFHVSMLRKVVGDSSTTVPIETIEVNEELSYKEVPVVVLDRQVRKLRNKEIASVKVLWRNRQVEEATWEARMK, from the coding sequence atggcaccatttgaggcattgtatggtaggagatgtaggtctcccattgggtggttcgaggttgcaGAAGCGGAATTGATAAGGCTAGACCTCATGCATCAGGCCATGGATAAAGttaagattattaaggagaggttcAAAGCTGTTCAGAGTCACCAAAAGTCTTACTCGGATGTTCGTcgcagagatttagagttcaatGAAGATGATTgtgtatttttgaaggtttcccctatGAAGTGCATCAtgcggtttgggaagaagggaaaattgagttCGAGGTATGTTGGACCATACAAAATTATTCAGaagattggtcaggtggcatacaagctcgagctaccACCCGAGCTGTCAttggtacatccggtcttccatgtgtctatgttgagaAAGGTAGTAGGAGATTCGTCCACTACTGTGCCTattgaaactattgaggttaatgaagagctGTCGTATAAAGAAGTTCCAGTTGTcgttcttgataggcaagttcgaaaattgagaaataaggaaattgcatccgttaaagtgttatggcggaaccggcaagttgaggaagccacttgggaagcgaggatgaaatga